TGCTCGACTATGGCGTGAAGAAGAACATCCTGCGCAACCTCGCCCATGTTGGTGCGCGCGCGACCATCGTTCGCGGCGACACGCCGTTTGAAGAGATCATGAAACTGAACCCGGACGGCGTCGTCCTGTCGAACGGCCCGGGTGACCCGGCCGCGACCATCAAACGCTGCGGTGACACGATCAAGAAGCTGATCGATAGTGGCAAGCCGCTGCTTGGCATCTGCCTTGGCCACCAGCTTCTTGCGCTCGCGCTGGGGGCGCAGACCAGGAAGATGCCGCAGGGCCATCACGGCGCGAACCACCCGGTGAAGGATTTCGAGACCGGCAAGGTCGAGATCGTGTCCATGAATCACGGCTTCACCGTCGATACCGCGACGCTGCCGGACGGCGTTGAGGAGAGCCACCGCTCGCTCTTCGACGGCACCAATTCGGGCCTTCGGGTCAAAGGCAAGCCGATCATCTCGGTCCAGCACCACCCCGAGGCGAGCCCCGGCCCGCAGGACAGCTTCTACCTGTTCCAGCGCTTTGCAGGCTTCATGAAGGACCAACAGAGCTGAACGCCATCTCCCCTCCCCCTGAAGCGCTTTGCGTGGGGGACAATCGTATCGGCGCCATTGCCGACGATCTCGCAACCAAAGGATGGAGCTGGCAGCCCGGCCTGCTCCCGGATGCGCTGACATCGGCGCTGCGCGCTGAACTCATCGCCCGCGATGCAGCCTCTGACCTTGGCCCTGCAGGTATAGGCCGTGAGGACGACTTCCATGTCGACCGCTCTGTCCGGCGCACGCGCATCACCTGGTTCGATGGCTCGACGCCAGCCCAGCAGGACTTCCGCAGCTGGACCGAAACGCTCCGCAATGCGCTCAACCGCGAACTGATGCTCGGCCTGTTCGAGATGGAAGTCTGCTTTGCCGTCTACCCGCCCGGCGGCTTCTATGACCGCCACCTCGACAGTTTTGCAGGCGCGCGAAACCGCGTTGTCTCCCTTGTCGCCTATCTCAACGAAGACTGGGACGAGGGTCGCGGCGGTGCATTGGCAGTGTGGGATGAAGGCGCAGGCGAGGAGGACGCCCCCGCCGCCCGCATCATTCCGCAGCCGGGCGGCGTCGTTCTGATGCTGTCAGAAGCCATCCCACACGAAGTCGAAGTCACGCAGGAAACCCGCTACGGTCTTGCCGGCTGGTGGCGCGTCAACCAGTCCGGCGTCGGCCGCATCGATCCGCTGAGCTAATTTCTCAAACCCAACACAGCCTCATGGTGAGCGAAGTCGAACCACGAGGCGAGCAGCCAGCGCAGACGCCCTCGTCCTTCGACATCGCTCAGGATGAGTACGTTGAGGGGTCAGCTTGCCAGCGCCGCCAACCGCTCTTCGCGCAGCGCTTTCAGCTTCGGCCCAAGCGTCGTCTCGAAATAGCGGTCACAGCCGATGCACATATTCTCGACGGTTCGCCCTGCCCCGTCGACCGCGCTAGACATGGCACGGAAGGCGTCGGCATCCTCGATCATGGCGTCCGGCGCGCCGCGATTGATCGCCTGTATCTCTGGCAGCGTTCCGACGCTGGTCAGGATGTCCTCGAGCCGCTCCTCGGTCAGCTTGCCAAGCGGGGCCTTGGTCTTGAGACAACACGGATAAATCGACCCGTCAGGCTCGATGGCCACTTCTGAGCCGGCTTGCCCAAGGTGGAGGAAGTTCTTGCCACCAGACCAGCGCGCGCAGAAATTCGTATCATAGCCCGCATTGGAAAGGCCATTGGCCCAGGCCCGCCCACGCGGCCAAAGCTCCCCGATCCAGAGATCTTCCTGAGCCCCGAAGAACAGGAAGGTCGGCCCATCGGGACGCTTTTCCTGTTGTGCTGGCATGTTCAGCTTCTTCGATTTCGCCCCGCCCAAAGACACTTCGCTGACGCCGCGCGACGCCATCAGCTCCCTTATCTCCTGCATGAAGCGGAATTTCTTCTCGCCTTTCATGCCGACGTGGAAATCGTCGATGGAGGCGATGGCGATGCTCTCCACCCCAAGCTCGAGGCATTCATCGAGGATTTGCGGCGTCAGCACATCACCTGTCATCTGCATGGAGATTTTCGGCGCCTTCGCCCCCCAGCGCGCCCTGATCGCCCGCAGGACTGGATAGAACAACTCTTCGCGCACCCCGTCGATCAACAGTTCGCCGCCTGCAAGGATAAGGTTTGTGCGCTCACGCGTGCCGTTTTGCGGGTCAGCCCAGCTCATATCGTCGGGCAGATTGGCGAGGATACGCTCATACGAGGTCTGTCCCTCGGCGACGACATTCTTCAGGGCATCGCGCACATAGGGCCGGAAACGGTCGTCATAACAGTGCTTGCACTTGCGATGGCAGGCCCAGGTAAGGACCCAGTAGATAGACTGCATTTTGCTTCCCGCCGTCTGGTTCAACCTCCAGCGCTAAAGCAAGTGACCGGCCCTTGCGAGGGCCAGTCACGAGAATTTGCTCTGATGACGGAAGGTTACTCAGCGCCGTCCAGCTCCAGCACATCCTGAAGGAACAGGGTTTCGGCCTCGCGCTGGAAGTCACGGTTCGACTTCTTGGCAAAGCCGTGGCCTTCATCCATGGCGAGCAGGAACCACGCCTCGCCGCCATTCTGGCGGACCGCTTCAAGGATCTGCTCAGCTTCGGATGCTGGCACGCGCGGATCGTTGGCGCCCTGAATGATGAAGAGCGGCTTGGTGATCTCGCTTGCATTGTTCAGCGGGGAAATCTCCTCAAAGAAGGCCGCAATCTCCGGGTCACGCTCATCGCCATATTCGGCGCGGCGAAGGTCGCGGCGATATCCCTTGGTGTTCTCAAGGAAGGTCTTGAAGTCAGAGATACCGACAATGTCGATGCCGCCGGCGAGGCGGTCATTGTAATCGACCATCGAGGCCAGAACCATATAGCCGCCATAGGAGCCGCCATAGACCAGCACGCGGTCGCTATCGAGGTCGCCCTGCCCATCGATCCAGTCGAGCAGCGCGCCGATATCCTCGACCGACTTCTTGCGGTTTAGGCCATTGTCGAGGCTCACATAGGTCTTGCCATAACCGGCAGAGCCACGGACGTTCGGCACGACGACGGCCGCGCCAAGTTCGTTCGCCCAATACTGATAGGTCGAGGAGAAGTAAGGCCGCGACTGGCCTTCAGGCCCGCCATGGATCGACAAGATGACCGGATAAGGCCCCTCGCCTGCCGGGCGATAGACGAAGGCCGGAATATCCATGCCGTCAGCGTTCGGATAGTCGAACATCTCCGGCTCGACGAAGGCGGCAGTATCAAGCCCGCCGACTTCGGCTTCGGTCCAGCGGGTCAGCTCCAGCGTCTCGACATCGAAGGACCAGGCATCAGCTGGGCTGGTCGCACCAACAAAGGTAAAGCCGACGCGGCTGCCCGTGCTGTCAAATTGCGGGCCGGCCGCAATCCCCGTCGGAAGGTCTGGGCCGTCGGTCACCTCGCCGCTCTCAATATCGAGCAACTTGATCGTGCCGAGACCGCCCTCATTGACCGTAAATACAACCGTGCTGCCATCCGGGGACAGGTCATAGCCTTCGACGTCCCAATCGATATCGGTGGTGTAGACAGTCATCTCATCAGACCCCGGCACGAGGCGGACCAGGTTCTTGAACTCCGAGCCTGCATCGGTGGAGGTCAGCAGGCTGCCATCTGGCAGGAAGTGCAGGCCATCATAGGCAACTTCCTCACCGGGGCGTATTTCAGTCATCTCACCTGTTGCGACATTGAAAGTGAAGATGTCGCTGTCCTGGATGGAGATGTAGCGCTGGATGGTCACCATGCTGCCATCGGCGGAAAAATCGACCGGGAAGAGCGCGCCTGTGCCGTCGCCCTCGAACACGGTCTCAATGCTGGCTGGGTCAGCCGGATTGCCCATTTTCAGGTCGTAGTCGGCGTCTCCATCGCGGGCTTCGTAGAAGAAGACCTGCGAGCCATCATCGGTCCACACATAGCCGCCATTGCGCGTGCCCGCTTCGGTAAACCGCGTGACGCCGCCGCTCGCCATGTCGAAAAGGTAGCCCTGATAGAACTCATCGCCGCCTGTATCCTTCGAGAAGACAAAGCTGCCGCCAGCCGGGCTGACGGATGCGCCGCCAATAGGTTCATCGTAGAAGGTCACCTGACGGCGCGCCCCAAGCGGCGTCTTCACCTGGTGGATCTGGCTGACCTCGCCAAAGCGGGTGGCGATCAGCACGCCCTCATCGGTCCAGTCGGCAAAGCCGTGCGTGCGCACATTCTGATACTGGCGAAGCTTCTCACTCACCGCTTCCGGGATGTCCGGAATATTCTCCATGACAAGGTTGCCTTCGGTCACGCGTTCGGCAGTCGTCGGCGCCATCGCCTCCTGTGCGCTGGCGAAAGGGGCCGAGATGAGCGCTGCCGCAGCCACACCGGCAAGGGCGGATGTCTTGTAGAACATTGAGTGTCTCCTGATCGCGTGAAATGGCCAGCAGCGGACACCGCCAACCTGTCAGGAATGACTATAGGCGCCTTGCCTCACTCGTGAAGGCCGCAGGCCTTTTCCGAAGTTGGATTAATGACGTGCCCGGTTGAAGCGTTCGCGAGCAATAGGGCAGACAGATAGCAGGCCCGATAACGACTGGAGCACCCCATGAAACATCCCGACCTCCCCGCTGAAGGCGGATGCCGCTGCGGCGCAGTCCGCTTCCAAGTCACGCAGCCGCCGCTCATCACAATGGCCTGCCACTGCACGGGCTGCCAGAGAATGTCGGGAAGCGCCTTCTCCACCAGCGTTGCCTTCCCGGCGGAAGGCTTCGAAGTCATCAGGGGCGAGCCGGTCATTGGCGGGCTGAAGCGACCCGACCTCCCGCACTTCTTCTGTCCTGACTGCATGAGCTGGATGTTTACGCGGCCTGCCGCGCTCGACTTCATGGTCAATGTCCGCGCGACCCTGTTCGATAAGACAGGATGGTACACGCCCTTCGTCGAAACCCAGACGGCCGAAAAGCTCAGCTGGGCCGAGACCGGCGCGCCGCACGGCTTTGAGCGCTTTCCAGGACCTGACGATATGGGCCCGCTGATCGAGGCTTATGCAAAAGCGGCGGCCGCAGCCGCCTAGCGAAGCGGGCCGCAATTGGCCTCATACATTTCGACATATTCCGGCATCCAGTCGCGGAAATTCTGCGCGCGGGTCTCTGAGGCCGGGTGGGTCGACATCCATTCAGGCGGGCGCTGACCGCCGCCGAGAGAGCCCATACGCTCCCACAGCTCTGGTGCCTCACGGGGGTCATAGCAGGCCCGCACAAGCAGCTCGAGGCCAATGCGATCGGCTTCGGTCTCATGCTGGCGCGAGAAGGCCATCATACCGCCCTGCGCCGCGACACCCATCGCCCCCAGCACCATCTGGCGCTGGCCGGGGTCCATATCGCCAACACCGACGCTGACGGCTGCCATGCCGAGCTGTGCAAGCTGGCTCTGGCTCATCCGCTTGGCGCCGTGATGCGCCATGGCGTGACCGATCTCATGGCCCATGACGACGGCCAGCTTGTCCGGGTCCTCAAGGTCGGCCAGCGTCACCTGCCCGTCGAAATTGCCGGTCACATCAAGGATGCCCGTATAGACGGCGACATAGCCGCCCGGCAGGCAGAAGGCGTTGGGCTGATCAGACTGGATGACATTATAGGTCCACGCGAAATCCTCTGAGACGGGGGTGAAGTCCCACCCGGCTGCCAGAAGATCGCGCTCATATTCCACGGCGGCGCGCTGCAGGCGCTCGCCAATGGCACGCACTTCATCCACAACGTCCCGGGCGACCTCGCTCTGGCAGCGATCAAGGCAGAGCACGTTCGACCGTTCCTGCTGCAGGATCTGCGCATAGGATTGCGCGCCGAGCTCACTCGCCTGCGAGATCGAGATCGCATTGAATTCCCGCTCACCCGAAAAAGGGTTCACTTCCTGATTGGTGAAATAATAGAAGGCGAGCCCCGCCAGCCCGAGAAGAATAACAATGAAACGTCCCAAGTGTGTGCCTCGCTTTTGCTGCGCGTGATGAGCTTCCCAACCTAACTAGTTCCAAAGCCCCCCTCTTGAAAGAGTTGAGGCCTGGAAGCGTTGACAAGGCCACAATGTCTGACAAGTCTCGCCCGCGATGACCGACACCCCAGAAAAGCAAGCCAGCCGCACGCCGCTGCCCAGCAAGATCATCGACGTTATCGCCGAATGGGCGCTCTATGCGTCCGTTGCGCTGATCATCATGGGCATCTCTCAGCCCTCCATCATGAAGCCGAATTATGTG
This genomic interval from Thalassovita mediterranea contains the following:
- a CDS encoding SPASM domain-containing protein, encoding MQSIYWVLTWACHRKCKHCYDDRFRPYVRDALKNVVAEGQTSYERILANLPDDMSWADPQNGTRERTNLILAGGELLIDGVREELFYPVLRAIRARWGAKAPKISMQMTGDVLTPQILDECLELGVESIAIASIDDFHVGMKGEKKFRFMQEIRELMASRGVSEVSLGGAKSKKLNMPAQQEKRPDGPTFLFFGAQEDLWIGELWPRGRAWANGLSNAGYDTNFCARWSGGKNFLHLGQAGSEVAIEPDGSIYPCCLKTKAPLGKLTEERLEDILTSVGTLPEIQAINRGAPDAMIEDADAFRAMSSAVDGAGRTVENMCIGCDRYFETTLGPKLKALREERLAALAS
- a CDS encoding prolyl oligopeptidase family serine peptidase — translated: MFYKTSALAGVAAAALISAPFASAQEAMAPTTAERVTEGNLVMENIPDIPEAVSEKLRQYQNVRTHGFADWTDEGVLIATRFGEVSQIHQVKTPLGARRQVTFYDEPIGGASVSPAGGSFVFSKDTGGDEFYQGYLFDMASGGVTRFTEAGTRNGGYVWTDDGSQVFFYEARDGDADYDLKMGNPADPASIETVFEGDGTGALFPVDFSADGSMVTIQRYISIQDSDIFTFNVATGEMTEIRPGEEVAYDGLHFLPDGSLLTSTDAGSEFKNLVRLVPGSDEMTVYTTDIDWDVEGYDLSPDGSTVVFTVNEGGLGTIKLLDIESGEVTDGPDLPTGIAAGPQFDSTGSRVGFTFVGATSPADAWSFDVETLELTRWTEAEVGGLDTAAFVEPEMFDYPNADGMDIPAFVYRPAGEGPYPVILSIHGGPEGQSRPYFSSTYQYWANELGAAVVVPNVRGSAGYGKTYVSLDNGLNRKKSVEDIGALLDWIDGQGDLDSDRVLVYGGSYGGYMVLASMVDYNDRLAGGIDIVGISDFKTFLENTKGYRRDLRRAEYGDERDPEIAAFFEEISPLNNASEITKPLFIIQGANDPRVPASEAEQILEAVRQNGGEAWFLLAMDEGHGFAKKSNRDFQREAETLFLQDVLELDGAE
- a CDS encoding GFA family protein, which gives rise to MKHPDLPAEGGCRCGAVRFQVTQPPLITMACHCTGCQRMSGSAFSTSVAFPAEGFEVIRGEPVIGGLKRPDLPHFFCPDCMSWMFTRPAALDFMVNVRATLFDKTGWYTPFVETQTAEKLSWAETGAPHGFERFPGPDDMGPLIEAYAKAAAAAA
- a CDS encoding M48 family metallopeptidase; this translates as MGRFIVILLGLAGLAFYYFTNQEVNPFSGEREFNAISISQASELGAQSYAQILQQERSNVLCLDRCQSEVARDVVDEVRAIGERLQRAAVEYERDLLAAGWDFTPVSEDFAWTYNVIQSDQPNAFCLPGGYVAVYTGILDVTGNFDGQVTLADLEDPDKLAVVMGHEIGHAMAHHGAKRMSQSQLAQLGMAAVSVGVGDMDPGQRQMVLGAMGVAAQGGMMAFSRQHETEADRIGLELLVRACYDPREAPELWERMGSLGGGQRPPEWMSTHPASETRAQNFRDWMPEYVEMYEANCGPLR
- a CDS encoding 2OG-Fe(II) oxygenase, yielding MGDNRIGAIADDLATKGWSWQPGLLPDALTSALRAELIARDAASDLGPAGIGREDDFHVDRSVRRTRITWFDGSTPAQQDFRSWTETLRNALNRELMLGLFEMEVCFAVYPPGGFYDRHLDSFAGARNRVVSLVAYLNEDWDEGRGGALAVWDEGAGEEDAPAARIIPQPGGVVLMLSEAIPHEVEVTQETRYGLAGWWRVNQSGVGRIDPLS